In the Candidatus Effluviviaceae Genus V sp. genome, GTCGAACATGTCGAAGCTCGCGCACGCGGGCGACAGCAGCACGACATCCCCGTCGTCGGCCGCGTCGGTCGCCCTCTCCACCGCGTCCTGCATGGTCGCGGCCCGGGAGAGCGGAGCCTCTCCCCCGAGCGCCTTCTCGATCGCGTCCGCCGCTTCGCCGATGAGAACAAGATGCTTCACGCGGTCCGCGACGAGGTCACGGATTCCCGTGAAGTCGGAGCCCTTGTCCCGCCCGCCGGCGATGAGAACGATCGGTCGATCGAAGCTCGCGAGCGCGCACCGCGCTGACTCGATGTTCGTGGCCTTGGAGTCATTGACAAAGAGCACGCCTCCCCGCTCGCCGACCGGCTCCATCCTGTGCTCGAGCGGACGGAAGCCCCTCAGAACCTGGGCCGCTGGCCCGGCCTCAACCCCGACCGCGGCAGCGGACATGAGCGCCGCGAGCGCGTTCGCGAGGTTGTGAGGACCCGTGATGCCCAGGTCGCCCGCCGCTGTGACTTCCGTCTCGCGTCCGTCCATCCGAAGAACAACCGTGCCGCTTCGCACGAAGGCGCCATGCTCCACCTCCCGCGCGCTGCTCACGTACAGCACCCTCGAGCGGATGCCGTCCGCGAGAGCCGCTGTTCTGGGATCGTCTGCGTTCAGGATCGCCACGTCGTCTTCTCTCTGGTTCATGAAGATCCGCGCCTTGGAGGCCGCGTAGTCGTCCATCGAGTCGTATCTGTCGAGATGGTCCGGCGTGATGTTGAGGCACGCCGCCACGACGGGTCGGAAGTCGCGGATCGTGTCGAGCTGGAAGCTCGAGACCTCGGCCACGACGAAACCTCCCCGGGGGACGTTCCGCACCTCGCCCGACACCGGGACGCCGATGTTGCCGGCCACGACCGTCGGCCGGCCGAGCGTCCCGACGAGTTCCCCGGTGAGCGCCGTCGTCGTCGTCTTGCCGTTCGTTCCCGTGATCGCGATCCAGCGTGCCTCGCTCATGCGCCATGCCAGCTCGAGTTCCCCGATGATCTCGACGCCGCGCTCCCGCGCAGCGACCGTCAGTGGGGTGTCCGAGGGGACGCCCGGGCTCGTCACGAGCAGGTCGGCGCCGTCGAGCAGCGTCTCGGGGTGCGAGCCCAGCACGAGCTCGATCCCGAGTCGGCTCCACTGGTCCTCGTCGATCCCGAGGGCGTCCGCGTCCCGGAGGTCGGTCGCGACGACCGAGGCGCCGGCGTCCGCCAGCAGGCGCGCCGCGGCCACGCCGCTTCTCGCGAGCCCCAGGACGACGATGCGCTTGCCCTTCGGATCGAACGACGACACGTTCCCTCTCCTCCGCTGCCCCGTTCCCGGGGCGGCGCGCTCCCCGCTCCCGCGGGGCCGGTTCAGCACTACTGCAGCTTCAGCGTCGAGAGCGCCAGCAGCGCGAAGAGCGCCCCGATGATCCAGAAGCGGGTGACGACCTGTGACTCGGCCCATCCGAGCTTCTGGAAATGGTGGTGAAGCGGAGCCATCAGAAAGACCCGCTTCCCCCTGAGCTTGAACGAGGCGACCTGGATGATGACCGAGGCCGCGATAACCACGAAGAGCCCGCCGACGATGACGAGCCAGATCTCCTTCTTGATGAGCACGGCGAGCGTGCCGAGCGCGCCGCCGACCGCCAGCGACCCCGTGTCGCCCATGAAGACCTGCGCGGGGTGACAGTTGAACCAGAGGAAGCCGAGCCCTGCGCCGACGAGTGCCGAGCAGTAGACCGCGAGCTCGCCGGTCCCGGCGATGTACGGTATGTCGAGGTAGTCGCTGAAGCGCACGTTCCCCGTCAGATAGCTCATCGCGCCGAACGCGACGGCACAGAGCACGATCAGACCGATCGCGAGGCCGTCGAGCCCGTCGGTCAGGTTGACCGCGTTCGAGCTGGCCGTGATCACCACCATCACGAAGACCACGTACGCCGGGCCCAGCGACAGCACGGCGTTCTTGAGGAACGGGACCTCCACGTCGGTCGGCTGCTGGATGAGCGACGTGTAATAGAGGTAGAGCCCTACCAGAAGCCCGAGACCGAGCTGCCCGACCAGCTTGTAGCGGGCGACCAGTCCCTTCCTCCGCTTCTTCACCACCTTGAGGAAGTCGTCGGTGAACCCGACCAGCCCGAGCCACACCGTCGCGATGACCATCAGCCAGATGAAGTCGTTGTCGAGCCGCGCCCACAGGAGCGTCGGCACGAGCGTCGCGACGAGGATCATGAGGCCGCCCATCGTGGGCGTGCCGGCCTTCGCCGCGTGAGAGTCCGGAACGTACTCGCGAACGCCTTCGAGGAGCTGGTTCCGTCTGAGCATCCTGAGAAAGAGGGGGCCGAGGAGGAAGCTTATGAGCAGAGCCGTCACCGCCGCGTACGCCGAACGGAAGGTGATATAGCGAAAGACATTGAGGACAGAGAGATACTCTCTGAGGGGATAGAGCAGGTGGTACAACATGACGGCCCTCGTGTCCCGGAAGGGTCAACGGCCGGTCCCTGAGGCAGGCGCCTCCCGGACCAGCGAC is a window encoding:
- the murD gene encoding UDP-N-acetylmuramoyl-L-alanine--D-glutamate ligase; its protein translation is MGRVTGRHPLLDHRGALRAAGALDAEAAVVLNRPRGSGERAAPGTGQRRRGNVSSFDPKGKRIVVLGLARSGVAAARLLADAGASVVATDLRDADALGIDEDQWSRLGIELVLGSHPETLLDGADLLVTSPGVPSDTPLTVAARERGVEIIGELELAWRMSEARWIAITGTNGKTTTTALTGELVGTLGRPTVVAGNIGVPVSGEVRNVPRGGFVVAEVSSFQLDTIRDFRPVVAACLNITPDHLDRYDSMDDYAASKARIFMNQREDDVAILNADDPRTAALADGIRSRVLYVSSAREVEHGAFVRSGTVVLRMDGRETEVTAAGDLGITGPHNLANALAALMSAAAVGVEAGPAAQVLRGFRPLEHRMEPVGERGGVLFVNDSKATNIESARCALASFDRPIVLIAGGRDKGSDFTGIRDLVADRVKHLVLIGEAADAIEKALGGEAPLSRAATMQDAVERATDAADDGDVVLLSPACASFDMFDDFEHRGRAFKDAVRALRAERETA
- a CDS encoding phospho-N-acetylmuramoyl-pentapeptide-transferase, whose protein sequence is MLYHLLYPLREYLSVLNVFRYITFRSAYAAVTALLISFLLGPLFLRMLRRNQLLEGVREYVPDSHAAKAGTPTMGGLMILVATLVPTLLWARLDNDFIWLMVIATVWLGLVGFTDDFLKVVKKRRKGLVARYKLVGQLGLGLLVGLYLYYTSLIQQPTDVEVPFLKNAVLSLGPAYVVFVMVVITASSNAVNLTDGLDGLAIGLIVLCAVAFGAMSYLTGNVRFSDYLDIPYIAGTGELAVYCSALVGAGLGFLWFNCHPAQVFMGDTGSLAVGGALGTLAVLIKKEIWLVIVGGLFVVIAASVIIQVASFKLRGKRVFLMAPLHHHFQKLGWAESQVVTRFWIIGALFALLALSTLKLQ